A region of Lycium barbarum isolate Lr01 chromosome 3, ASM1917538v2, whole genome shotgun sequence DNA encodes the following proteins:
- the LOC132631537 gene encoding uncharacterized protein LOC132631537, with amino-acid sequence MFFYEIDNEGDDYFDAHEDDSLDTSIVEPTPYDQFLIKIEVEFLREQEHEEDDDEPDIFHLESTSRTEIFQERCDRLPCNNLPWNTAARMLDVMGVPEHKQPMMLHQIRSFVDRIANEPYNRNKKILPMRFFISVFTDYFVEESSEDSSVWIPMNTEQFNTICAGNESVEDLEKVKIEETELGSDCVCVICMEKMEVGSEATKMPCSHVYHGNCLKNWLGVKRVCPICRFVFPS; translated from the coding sequence ATGTTCTTCTACGAAATTGATAATGAAGGAGATGATTATTTTGATGCCCACGAAGATGATAGTCTTGACACAAGCATTGTTGAACCAACACCTTACGACCAGTTCTTGATCAAAATTGAGGTGGAATTTCTGAGGGAACAGGAAcacgaagaagatgatgatgaaccCGATATCTTCCACTTAGAGAGCACAAGTAGAACCGAAATATTTCAGGAGCGATGTGATCGATTGCCATGTAACAACTTACCCTGGAACACCGCTGCAAGAATGTTGGATGTAATGGGAGTGCCAGAGCATAAACAACCCATGATGTTGCACCAAATACGATCTTTTGTTGATAGAATTGCTAATGAACCTTATAACAGGAACAAGAAAATACTCCCGATGAGATTTTTTATTAGCGTTTTCACGGATTACTTTGTAGAAGAGAGTAGTGAGGATTCCAGCGTTTGGATTCCTATGAATACGGAGCAATTCAACACAATTTGTGCTGGCAATGAATCAGTTGAAGATTTGGAGAAAGTAAAGATAGAAGAAACAGAGTTGGGAAGTGATTGTGTGTGTGTGATATGCATGGAAAAGATGGAAGTTGGAAGTGAAGCAACAAAAATGCCCTGTTCTCATGTGTACCATGGAAATTGTTTAAAGAATTGGTTAGGGGTAAAGAGGGTTTGTCCAATTTGCCGCTTTGTGTTTCCCTCTTAA
- the LOC132633478 gene encoding nucleosome assembly protein 1;4, whose translation MSNNPNKDQFDMSDLGGSLPAAAAALSAEDRDGLVNALKNKLQNLAGQHTDILETLAPQVRKRVDVLRGLQSQHDELEAKFFKERAALEAKYQKLYEPLYTKRYEIVNGVVEVEGVNEALVNPGADKETENEKGVPNFWLNAMKTNEILAEEISERDEEALKYLKDIKWCKLDGRKGFKLEFFFDTNPFFKNSVLTKTYHMIDDDDDPILEKAIGTNIEWCPGKCLTQKILKRKPKKGSKNAKPIIKTQSCESFFNFFNPPQVPEDDDDDIDEDAAEDLQNLMEQDYDIGSTIRDKIIPHAVSWFTGEAAEGDEFEDIEDDDDDEDEDEDDEEDTEDDEDEKEEESKKKKSAKAQAGEGQQGERPPECKQQ comes from the exons ATGAGTAATAATCCGAATAAAGATCAGTTCGATATGTCCGATCTCGGCGGTTCTCTCCCAGCCGCTGCCGCCG CTTTGAGCGCTGAGGATCGTGATGGCTTAGTAAATGCGCTTAAG AATAAGCTTCAGAATTTGGCTGGGCAGCATACAGATATACTCGAGACTTTGGCGCCACAAGTTAGGAAGCGCGTAGATGTTCTAAGAGGGCTTCAG AGCCAACATGATGAGCTGGAAGCAAAGTTTTTCAAGGAGAGGGCTGCACTGGAAGCGAAATACCAGAAGCTGTATGAACCATTGTATACGAAG AGATATGAAATAGTAAATGGGGTTGTCGAAGTGGAGGGTGTTAATGAAGCTCTCGTGAACCCGGGCGCGGATAAAGAGACTGAAAATG AGAAAGGTGTTCCCAACTTCTGGCTGAATGCAATGAAGACTAACGAGATATTGGCAGAGGAG ATCTCAGAGCGTGATGAAGAAGCTTTGAAGTACCTTAAGGATATCAAGTGGTGCAAACTTGATGGTCGAAAGGGCTTTAAGCTTGAGTTCTTCTTTGATACAAACCCTTTCTTCAAGAATTCTGTCTTGACTAAAACCTATCACAtgattgatgatgatgatgatcctatatTGGAGAAGGCCATAGG GACCAACATTGAATGGTGTCCCGGTAAATGCTTGACACAGAAGATCCTAAAAAGGAAGCCAAAGAAAGGGTCAAAGAATGCTAAACCCATAATTAAGACTCAGAGCTGTGAGAGCTTTTTCAATTTCTTTAATCCACCCCAAGTACCTgaagatgacgatgatgatataGATGAAGATGCT GCTGAAGACCTTCAGAATCTAATGGAACAAGATTACGATATTGG CTCGACAATTCGGGACAAGATCATTCCCCATGCTGTGTCATGGTTTACTGGTGAGGCTGCTGAAGGAGATGAATTTGAAGATATTgaagatgatgacgatgatgaggaTGAGGACGAAGATGATGAAGAGGACACTGAGGATGATGAAGATGAAAAAGAAGAGGAGAGCAAAAAGAAG AAGAGTGCCAAAGCACAAGCTGGAGAAGGTCAACAGGGAGAACGTCCGCCAGAGTGCAAGCAGCAGTAG
- the LOC132633479 gene encoding uncharacterized protein LOC132633479, translating to MDYDVAEQNVAVYGDNTEEMERNDELKPSVDDSSAGKLFVGGIAWETREESFRKYFSRFGEITDCVIMMDKISGRPRGFGFVTFADPEVANKVLEEDHVIDGRTVEVKRTVPKEDMQVKGAPKTKKIFVGGLPISLTEDELKEYFSSYGYVLEQQIMLDRETGRSRGFGFVTFDSEDAVEKVLNNGRMHEISGKQVEIKRAEPKRAGAEHANESRQRRGGSGSRSYNGFGGSEGGGFGGYGGRMGRGYGGGYGGYSGGGGGGGYGGYGNMGASYGGGGGYGGYGNMGGGYGGYGYGFGFSGPMYGAAGYGGASYGAAGSYGGPTGYAGGRGYTSGDDGSWYGGAKGSVSFNAKGYDTGGSTGGAKAYGNGGAAGGRFHPYRN from the exons ATGGATTATGATGTAGCTGAACAAAACGTTGCCGTTTACGGCGATAACACAGAAGAGATGGAACGAAACGATGAATTAAAGCCTTCAGTTGATGATTCTTCTGCAGG AAAGCTTTTTGTTGGAGGCATTGCTTGGGAGACCAGAGAAG AATCTTTTAGGAAGTATTTCAGCAGGTTCGGAGAGATAACAGATTGTGTAATAATGATGGATAAGATCTCTGGTAGGCCACGGGGATTTGGATTTGTAACATTTGCTGACCCAGAAGTTGCAAATAAGGTTTTAGAGGAAGACCACGTGATAGACGGTAGAACG GTGGAAGTGAAGAGGACAGTACCCAAGGAGGACATGCAAGTCAAAGGAGCTCcaaaaacaaagaaaattttTGTCGGCGGCCTTCCAATATCTTTAACTGAAG ATGAGTTGAAGGAATATTTTTCTTCGTATGGCTATGTTCTGGAGCAACAAATCATGCTGGACCGCGAAACTGGTCGATCCCGAGGCTTTGGCTTCGTGACTTTTGATAGTGAAGATGCCGTTGAGAAAGTTTTAAACAATGGCCGTATGCATGAAATCAGTGGCAAACAA GTTGAAATTAAGAGGGCTGAGCCAAAAAGAGCTGGTGCTGAACATGCAAATGAGAGCAGGCAGCGTCGTGGTGGAAGTGGTTCTAGATCATACAATGGGTTTGGTGGATCTGAAGGAGGAGGGTTTGGTGGATATGGTGGAAGGATGGGTAGAGGGTATGGCGGCGGATACGGAGGCTATAGTGGTGGCGGTGGCGGCGGAGGATATGGTGGTTATGGAAACATGGGAGCAAGTTATGGCGGAGGTGGTGGCTATGGTGGTTATGGAAACATGGGAGGAGGTTATGGTGGATACGGTTATGGATTTGGGTTTAGTGGACCTATGTATGGAGCAGCTGGGTATGGAGGCGCTAGCTATGGTGCTGCTGGTAGCTATGGTGGTCCCACTGGGTATGCTGGCGGTAGAGGGTATACAAGTGGTGATGATGGTAGCTGGTATGGTGGGGCTAAAGGCTCTGTATCTTTCAATGCTAAAGGGTACGACACTGGTGGTAGCACTGGAGGTGCTAAAGCATATGGGAATGGTGGTGCTGCTGGCGGAAGGTTTCATCCTTACCGGAATTGA